The genomic window CTCGGGTCCGTCCTCGTCGGGGAACCCCTGGCCGAGGTTGACGGCTCCGGTCTGCAGCGCGAGCGCGCTCATCTCCGCGAAGATCGTCGACGAGACGTGTCCGTCCTCGTCGACGAGGCCGGCGCCTTCGGCGGTGCGCCGCCAGGGTCCGTCAACCACCATGTCGATATCCTTCCGTGGCCGCGGGCGCGGGCCGCTCCCAATCTAGGACACCGTGCGCAGGTCCTTACGGCGAAGACCTAGCCGGCGCACAGCGGGCGCGAATGAAACACTCAGCTCAGCACGGGAAGCTGACTGCGCTTGGAAGGAGCAGAATCGCCATGACCGACACCGCAGACGGACAGCAGCCCGCCGAACACCCCCAGTCCACCCCGAACGGTGAGACCGCGCCGCAGTCCGCACCCGCTGAGCAGGCGGGCGGCACCGTGCCTCCCGCGGGCGAGGCACGGCCGTCGACCTCAGGAGCGTACTTCCCGCCCCCGACCGCGATGCCACCGGTCGCACCGCCCGCCGGTCAGCCGACGCAGCCGCCGTACGGCGCGGCCCAGCAGGGCTCGCCGTACCAGCAGGCGCCGCAGCACCCGTCCGCAGCCTTCTCCCGTCAGCAGCAGCCGAACCCGTACGCCGCGTACCAGCAGCCCACCGGTCAGCAGCCCACGGCACAGCCGCAGCCTGGTCAGCAGCACGGTCCCTACGGTGCGTCCCCGTACGCCCAGCAGCCGACCGGGCAGCACCCCGGTGTCCCGACGCCTCCGGCAGCGCGCACGAAGAAGACCAACCGCCCGCTGGCGGGCATGGTCGCGATGCTCGCCGTCGGCGCCCTCATCGGAGGAGCGTCCGGCGCCGGGGCGACGCTCTGGGTCACGAACGCGACGAAGTCGAGTGTCTCGAGCAACGAGGCGGGCTCGAAGGCGTTCACCATCAACGACGACGCCGACGTCAGCCTGACCACGGCCATCGCCGCGACGGCCGGACCGAGCGTCGTGACCCTCTCGGTCCAGGGCGGGCAGAGCGCCGGGACCGGCTCGGGGATCATCCTCAGCAAGGACGGTTACGTCCTGACGAACACGCACGTGGTCACCCTGGACGGCCAGGTCGCCGACCCGACCATCCGGGTCACCGATGCGAACGGCAAGCTGTACAACGCCAAGATCGTCGGCACGGACCCGATCTACGACCTGGCGGTCATCAAGCTCGAGGACGCCTCGGGTCTCAGCCCGATGGAGTTCGCGAACTCCGACAAGCTCAACGTCGGCGAGACGGCCGTCGCGATCGGTGCGCCGCTCGGACTGGCGGGAACCGTCACCGACGGCATCGTCAGCGCCCTCAACCGGAGCATCACCGTCGCCTCCTCTGCCGTTCCGGACTCCGGATCGAGCGACGACGGCGGGTCCGGCGACTCGAACGGCGACAACCAGAGCCCCTGGAACTTCGACGTGCCGGGGCAGACCACCCCGACCGCGCCGACCTCCTCGATCTCCATCGCGGTCATCCAGACCGACGCGGCGATCAACCCCGGCAACTCGGGTGGCGCGCTCGTCGACGGCACCGGCAAGCTCATCGGGGTCAACGTCGCGATCGCGAGCGCCGGAAGCACCGACTCGTCGTCGCAGAGCGGCAGCATCGGTGTCGGCTTCGCCATCCCGGCGAACATCGCCAAGCGCGTCTCGGACGAGATCATCAAGACGGGCAAGGCGACCCACGGCCTGCTCGGTGCGACCGTGAAGGACGCCTCGAGCGACGCCAAGAGCACGGTCGCCGGCGCGCTCATCGACAAGGTCACCGACAACGGCGCCGCGCAGGCCGCGGGTCTGAAGTCCGGGGACATCGTCACCGAGTTCAACGGCGTCCCGGTCACCGGTGCGAACGACCTGACCGCTCAGGTGCGGGCGCTCGCGGCGGGGGCGACGGCGAAGCTCACCTTCACCCGCGGCAACGACTCGCAGACCGCCGAGGTCACGCTCGGCGAGCTCGCGCTCTGACACCCGGGGCGTCACGCCCCGGAGGACGCCCGCACGGCCTCCGTGCGGGCGTCCTCCGCGTCCGGGCCACCCCGACGACCGGCTGCTAGGCTCGATCGAACGAAACACGGAGTGAACCCCCATGTCGAACGACACAGGCCAGGCCGACGCACCGTCGTCGCCCGGAGTCTCCTACGTGATGCCGGTGTTGAACGACGTCCGACACGTCAGAGCAGCTGTCGACAGCCTCCTGGCGCAGGACTACGCCGGCGACGTGGAGATCACGATCGCCGTCGGGCCGAGCATCGACGGCACGACCGAGCTCGTCCGAGAGCTCCAGGCGGCCGACCCCCGCATCCACGTGCTGGAGAACCGCGTCGGGTCGACCCCGGCCGGGCTCAACCTGGCGATCGCCGCGTCGACGCATCCGATCGTCATCCGGGTCGACGCCCACTCGGAGCTGCCCGACGACTACGCGCGTCTCGCGGTCGAGACCATGCTCCGCACGGGGGCGCAGAACGTGGGCGGCATCATGGACGCCCAGGGACGCACGAGCTTCGAGACGGCGGTGGCGCGGGCGTACGGCTCGCGTGTCGGACTCGGTGGCACACCCCACCACGTCGGCGGTCGAGAGGGGCCCGCCGACACGGTCTACCTCGGCGTCTTCGACCGCGAGATGCTCATGCGGGTGGGCATGTTCGACGAGCGCATCAAACGCGGACAGGACTGGGAGCTCAACCGCCGGATCAAGCAGGCCGGCGGCCTCGTCTGGTTCACGCCCGCGTTGCGCGTCGTCTACCGCCCGCGTGCGAGCATGCGCGCCCTGGCGCGACAGTTCTTCTCCACCGGACTCTGGCGCGGCGAACTCAGCCGGAGTTTCCCCACCCGCGGCACGCTCCGCTACTTCGCGCCACCGGTCCTGGTGCTCGGCATCGTGCTCGGCACGCTGCTCGGGCTCGGAGGCCTGGTCCAGCTGGGGGCGGGTGCGACACCGTGGCTGCTCCTCGGGTTCGCGGCCCCCATCGCCTATGCGGCCATCGTGCTGCTCGCGAGCATCGTCGTCACCGGGCGGGACGGGATACGCACGAGCCTCTGGATGCTCGCCGTCCTGCCGTGCATCCACTTCTGCTGGGGCACCGGGTTCGTGCTCGGCTACGGCTCGCTCGCGAAGGGCATCTCCGCGCTGCGCAATCCACCGAAGGCGGTCTAGATGTCGGATCCCAGCACGGCCGGAACCGGGCCGAGGCTCACGCCCCCGCGGACGATCGCCGAACTCCGTGCCGTGGCGCAACCGCCGGAGGTCCGTGCGCGGAAGAACGCCGAGCACTGGACCGCCGACCTCTATCTGCGAGACCTGTCGCCGTACGTCACCTGGTTGCTGCTGCGCACGAGCATCAGCGCGAACGGCGTGACGGGTCTGATGATCCTGACCGGCTGGGCCACGGCCGCCGCGCTGCTCATCCCCGGATTCGGCGGTGCGGCCCTCGCACTCGTGCTCGGGCAGACCCAGATGCTCGTCGACTGCTGCGACGGCGAGGTCGCGCGCTGGCGGCGGACGTCGAGTCCGGCAGGTGCGTTCCTGGACTCCGTCGGCCACTACTCCACCGAGTCGCTCATCGCGATCGCGCTCGGTGTCCGTGCCGCCGCGTGGCCGGTTGATGCGCCAGCGGACCTGGTCTGGATCACCCTCGGATTCGCGCTCGCGCTGTTCGTCGTGCTCAACAAGGCGCTGAACGACATGGTGCGGGTCGCCCGCGCCGGCTTCGGGGCGCCGAAGCTCACCTACTCGACGGAGGAGTCGGCACCTCGTGGGGGAGCGCTTGCGACGGCGCGGACGGTGGCGCGGTTCCTGCCGTTCCACCGCCTGTTCCACTCGGTCGAACTCACGATGGTGA from Plantibacter flavus includes these protein-coding regions:
- a CDS encoding trypsin-like peptidase domain-containing protein, coding for MTDTADGQQPAEHPQSTPNGETAPQSAPAEQAGGTVPPAGEARPSTSGAYFPPPTAMPPVAPPAGQPTQPPYGAAQQGSPYQQAPQHPSAAFSRQQQPNPYAAYQQPTGQQPTAQPQPGQQHGPYGASPYAQQPTGQHPGVPTPPAARTKKTNRPLAGMVAMLAVGALIGGASGAGATLWVTNATKSSVSSNEAGSKAFTINDDADVSLTTAIAATAGPSVVTLSVQGGQSAGTGSGIILSKDGYVLTNTHVVTLDGQVADPTIRVTDANGKLYNAKIVGTDPIYDLAVIKLEDASGLSPMEFANSDKLNVGETAVAIGAPLGLAGTVTDGIVSALNRSITVASSAVPDSGSSDDGGSGDSNGDNQSPWNFDVPGQTTPTAPTSSISIAVIQTDAAINPGNSGGALVDGTGKLIGVNVAIASAGSTDSSSQSGSIGVGFAIPANIAKRVSDEIIKTGKATHGLLGATVKDASSDAKSTVAGALIDKVTDNGAAQAAGLKSGDIVTEFNGVPVTGANDLTAQVRALAAGATAKLTFTRGNDSQTAEVTLGELAL
- a CDS encoding glycosyltransferase family 2 protein, coding for MSNDTGQADAPSSPGVSYVMPVLNDVRHVRAAVDSLLAQDYAGDVEITIAVGPSIDGTTELVRELQAADPRIHVLENRVGSTPAGLNLAIAASTHPIVIRVDAHSELPDDYARLAVETMLRTGAQNVGGIMDAQGRTSFETAVARAYGSRVGLGGTPHHVGGREGPADTVYLGVFDREMLMRVGMFDERIKRGQDWELNRRIKQAGGLVWFTPALRVVYRPRASMRALARQFFSTGLWRGELSRSFPTRGTLRYFAPPVLVLGIVLGTLLGLGGLVQLGAGATPWLLLGFAAPIAYAAIVLLASIVVTGRDGIRTSLWMLAVLPCIHFCWGTGFVLGYGSLAKGISALRNPPKAV
- a CDS encoding CDP-alcohol phosphatidyltransferase family protein, whose product is MSDPSTAGTGPRLTPPRTIAELRAVAQPPEVRARKNAEHWTADLYLRDLSPYVTWLLLRTSISANGVTGLMILTGWATAAALLIPGFGGAALALVLGQTQMLVDCCDGEVARWRRTSSPAGAFLDSVGHYSTESLIAIALGVRAAAWPVDAPADLVWITLGFALALFVVLNKALNDMVRVARAGFGAPKLTYSTEESAPRGGALATARTVARFLPFHRLFHSVELTMVIFAASVVGLFVGDVEAMRWVLAILVPLALLTLVGHFVAIVSSKRLHA